The sequence GTAATAATCACATTCTTAAAGTATAGCCATATGAGTAGATTAtaacaaaccaaaaatgaaGGAATCCAAGCTTTTATTTGGCATGTACTCATAAATCAACATATTTTCTTCTTCGTGAATACAACAACCCAAAAGCCTAACAAGATTGACATGTTGAAGTTCAGCTATTAGTGTAATCTCATTCATGAATTCTTTGAGCCCTTGTCCAGAATCTCTTGCAAGTCTTTTTACTGCAAACTGCTGTCCATCTTGTAATAAACCCTGGAATTAAGTTCTCAATGTTAGAGAACAAGTGTCTCAGTCAAGCCTCATTTACTAATTTCCAATTCTTACCTTGTAAACTGGTCCAAAACCTCCCTCTCCAAGCTTGTTGGAAAATGAGAAGTGATTAGTTGCGGCCAATATTTCAGGAAAACTAAATAATTGAACCTCATTGCCCTTCTTTCTGTCTCTTTTGATCTTATcgttaaatttgttgaaaattagGGATCTTAACTCAAGTAATCCCTTGTCCTGGCTTGTTTTCCCTTCTGCAGATTAGAACACAAATATGTACTCTTAAGTTACATATACATGTGACTAATAAGTTTCATACCAACAGAGGATTACCTTCTACTCACCATCTTGTTGCAAGAGTCCAAGTTTTCTCCTCCTGTAGCACAAATAACCCAAAAGTAGGATTGCTAGACCAGCTATAATGGCAACAATGCACCATATCCACCACAACTCCTTTGTGCTTCCTGCGGAATTTTCCCTTGTGCCTCCTTCAGTGGGTGTACCCTCTGATACAAAATCATAGAAATCAGTTCTAAGATTGTTGGACCTGTTGCTAATACGGTTCATGCTTGAAGCACATTCTTATGCTTAATAAACAGATATGGATATCATAAGCATGTTTTAGGTTGGATTGAAATCATGAAGACAAACCAGATATTGATGTGAACCATTTAGTGTTATTCAAAATGTCATACCAGACCACTTATAGAAGATCAggtttataaattatatcctaCTGTTTGTTACATAGTGCATATTTAGATGATCGCATTATTAAACAACTGCCAATCTGCCATTACTGGTGAAATTTAGTCTCTCAGCTCTATAGGGTCATCTAACAGTCAACAAAACCAGAAAACTGAAGGGCTAAAATTATGGAATAAAATTTGGGagaagaaaaatttgaaaaaattactCAAGGTGAAAATTAAATTCAGTACCAACTGAAGGTAAACTCATACCTTTATTATTTCCTAGCTCATGGATGTATATTGCTGGAAAGTTCTCATTCATAATGAAATTTGCGTCCTTATTCCAAAACTCACATCCAGTACCATTGTCAAAATGGTTTTTATAAGCAATGCAAGAGCAATTATTCCAACAGCTATAGTGACAATCACTGAGAGCCAAGCTGGAATTATAATGAAAATACTTCAATTTAGTTTCCTTGTAATAGCCTTTTTTTGGCACAAACAACTCAGAACCGTTCCTGCATTCTGTGTGATTCTGCTCTATGCACACAGCATTTGGATAGTTCACATTAAATTGACATGGACTAGTGGTTGTGTTTTTCCATGTAGTACCATCCACATCTAAAGTGAACTGCACGATCTGCCCCCAAGAATTCAGCTCCCACCTTGAGATAGTAGTATTGTTCTTAACTTTGTAAGAGAAGTATTTCTCATCCTCTTTTGACACAAAACTGAATTCATACACATCAAGACTCCTTTTCAGATCAGGAGCCATTTGGAAGCTCCCCTTATTCCAGACCCCACTAGTCCAATATACATCCCCTCGCTGCCAGACAATCAACTGGTCAGCACTACCAGGATCCACGCCTAGCCTGAAAGCCCCTGGTGCAGGGACCTGGCTACTCAACCATGAATTTAGTGCCCAACTTTGTCCAGTCTTCCGGTTCAAGCCTAGTTTCATTCCGGGCAGTAGTGTGTTGGTTGGATGATCAAAACTTTGCCACAAGACTCGCCCTGCTCTTCCATTAGAATAAACTTCTGTTAGCACTAGGTTTCCAGAATCCAAGAGAGTTGCTGTCACGTTACTCAACACTGTCTGATTGGGATTTATCACAATTGGCTGCCCTCCATTATGTGTGATCTTCAACAATCCTTCGTTGTCTAACGTAAGAACTCCAGCTGATTTATAGATTGGATAATCTGGGTTTGCCACCCAGACTGATTCTGGATTTTTTGGTAGTTTACTGTACCATATTCCTAAGTAGTAGTCACTTGAATAGCTAGGGTTGAAGAAGCCTAATTTGAAGATACCATTTTCAGAAAGTAGATGCTCCTCATCTCTCATCTGTTGCCCTTGCTTCAATGAATAGATTTCTTGACAAGAAGAATACGGTGATTCCATGCAGAGACacgagaaaagaaaaagcatgaGGTTCCTAAGTTTAGCCATGAGCAGACCAATACGGCAAATAccatttagaaagaaaaaaaaaaaaatctgcaactATTACTATTTGTTTGCTTGAGATTATTATTAGAAGAGATAAAACTACTCTTGAGGCCAATTGGACCTTTATCCAAGACAAAAGTGACTTGCTGGAAACTTGAAAGCTgttctcttactttttcaaaCTACTAATCCCTTCAAACTCTTACTTTTTCAAACTACTAATCCCTTCAAACTCGTAATTCGTAAACAATGTGAGTAGTTGAAATTTCAGGCTTCTCTTAGTTATCAGAACTTGTAAGTTTGAAATGATGACATTAGGGTAGGTCGACTTCTACCCTCTCTTTGAAAGTTCTCAACACACGAGGGCTATTGCTTTTTTAGTCTTACAAGCCGACAGATTCCTAGTAAACTTGTTCACTATTGAAGACTGCAATGTCAAATGTCTAATAAAAACTTTGTCACAATCAGAGACCGAAATGTCCAATGACTCATATGTGTTTGCTTTCAAAATTGACCGTAATTGCCAATGCTTTCAAAATTGACCGTAATTGCCAATGTTACATTCTAGAAGGATTGCAAACAAATGTTGCCTTTTTTCATTTATGGTGCAATACTGCACCAAATGATTATTCTTAGAGACCTGTTTAGCCAAGTAGCCTACAATATTTGTGAGTCCTAGTTGCAGGGCCGGAGCCACTCCTAGACaacggatttttttttaaaataaaaatagtatacaCCACACGCTCCACTCATACATTAGTAGTagtttagtactttttttttgaaacaaaagttTAACGAgtggtttaaaaaaaaggtaggcatttgtattataaaaagtaaaaggttttaatgttttatgcaacttcctttttttttttttttttttttttagagaaagttGTTTTATGCAACCTGGTTGCAAGAATTTTTATGCAATCCACTAAAAACTGTTCACATGTACTTATAGTCACATGACATTTTTAATGacactatataaaattttttgcaatctAAGTTGCATAAAAACCTTgctctaaattttatattagataaatctaaaaaaaattgatgtcatcaatcacataaaaatttcaAGACTCTTGTAGTTTAAGTAGCAGCTCTCCACTCTCATTGTAAAtattgaattatccaaaaaaaaaaaaaaactcaatatcataaaaataattaagacaTTTATTTATCACTGTATGTTGAAGTTGCACCAATTATATCCATTATCCACCAATTTTGGCTCAATAGACCTATAAGGTATGGAAATGAAGGAATATctagaaattaattaaataaataataaaatgaaatataaaaaacaatagTTTTTATATAGAATAAAAGTATTGTCTTTTACTAGTCAAGAAACTATTTAAATTCTAatcaaattaacacaattaCTTAAATAGGATCTGAAGAGGGTAAAAATATGGCTTGACGAACTTCCATtaaatgggcctgacggatccaTGTCCGTGGGCTGATAGAGGGCAAGCCCAACTTGTGCAAAGGCCCGTTATGGATAGATACAGCAGAAACCCTAGATGGAAAATACTTGCGACACACACTTAATCACCATAGAATCCCTAGGTAAATGGAATCCTAGCATGAAGAGGATTGCGGAAGATATGCACGTAAATGAagatcttctctacaaggaaatgtcttgtccatcacgtttgggacTATTtaagaggattcctataaggaaaagacttctacgcCAAGGAAGAGATGCtaaccttctactactataaaaaccccaataccctcacaaatcaaggtatgcataatttacccttCTCTAACACTCTAGAAttatgagaatagttctaacttgactttcGGAGGGTATtcggccggcaccacaccggtactctttgttaggtcttctctcttttctataCAGGTATCGTTACAAGTGTGCGAGGGACCTGTAGTTCACTAGTGATAtttacggcatcatcagttAGCACCATCTGTGGGAACACCGAAACTGCAATTTGTAGGCTATACAAACGCTACCCGGACAAAAGGGTTGCACGGTTACTTACACGCCCGATGGCAACCACCAACAACGTTTAGGAAAACGAGCCTCAACCTACTACCCTGGAAAGAC is a genomic window of Quercus lobata isolate SW786 chromosome 2, ValleyOak3.0 Primary Assembly, whole genome shotgun sequence containing:
- the LOC115978414 gene encoding G-type lectin S-receptor-like serine/threonine-protein kinase CES101; this translates as MAKLRNLMLFLFSCLCMESPYSSCQEIYSLKQGQQMRDEEHLLSENGIFKLGFFNPSYSSDYYLGIWYSKLPKNPESVWVANPDYPIYKSAGVLTLDNEGLLKITHNGGQPIVINPNQTVLSNVTATLLDSGNLVLTEVYSNGRAGRVLWQSFDHPTNTLLPGMKLGLNRKTGQSWALNSWLSSQVPAPGAFRLGVDPGSADQLIVWQRGDVYWTSGVWNKGSFQMAPDLKRSLDVYEFSFVSKEDEKYFSYKVKNNTTISRWELNSWGQIVQFTLDVDGTTWKNTTTSPCQFNVNYPNAVCIEQNHTECRNGSELFVPKKGYYKETKLKYFHYNSSLALSDCHYSCWNNCSCIAYKNHFDNGTGCEFWNKDANFIMNENFPAIYIHELGNNKEGTPTEGGTRENSAGSTKELWWIWCIVAIIAGLAILLLGYLCYRRRKLGLLQQDEGKTSQDKGLLELRSLIFNKFNDKIKRDRKKGNEVQLFSFPEILAATNHFSFSNKLGEGGFGPVYKGLLQDGQQFAVKRLARDSGQGLKEFMNEITLIAELQHVNLVRLLGCCIHEEENMLIYEYMPNKSLDSFIFDPTKRKLLDWRKRVSITKGVAQGLLYLHKYSRLRVIHRDLKPSNILLDDDMNPKISDFGMARIFGQNESRANTKRVVGTYGYMSPEYAMNGIFSEKSDIYSFGVLMLEIVSGKKSSVFSSSSSITLIEQAWDLWKRGDILELMDPSLDSSCPKSELFRYIHIGLLCVQERATDRPTMSDIIPMLANEAVFLPDPKQLEKTEAGLTLPGGKMDINSVNCVSITVMEAR